In one window of Mytilus trossulus isolate FHL-02 chromosome 7, PNRI_Mtr1.1.1.hap1, whole genome shotgun sequence DNA:
- the LOC134725351 gene encoding peroxiredoxin-like 2A isoform X3, which yields MIVALRVMSISKALLSIAGITAGAAILINLPTQFFMATEKATLQYLHTAKLQTIDQTKNNFSASDLWKDNGVVLMAVRRPGUSLCREEAIGLSSLLPELEAHRVQLHAVVHETLGVDEFKPFFKGNVYLDLEKKFYGPKERWTSLFSLLRFGVMKNIYRVKKKSIPGNMIGEGRLLGGVYVIGPGEQGILFQYHEKEFGDHADLKDIMAAVENIKST from the exons GGTGATGTCAATATCTAAAGCATTATTAAGTATAGCAGGAATAACTGCCGGAGCTGCTATCCTTATAAATCTACCTACTCAATTCTTCATGGCTACTGAGAAAGCTACGCTTCAGTATTTACACACTGCCAAACTACAGACAATAGATCAGaccaaaaacaatttttca GCATCAGATCTATGGAAAGATAATGGTGTGGTTCTTATGGCAGTCAGAAGACCAGGATGATCTTTGTGCAGAGAG gaaGCCATTGGGCTGTCCTCTCTGCTACCTGAGCTTGAAGCCCATCGAGTCCAGCTGCATGCTGTAGTTCATGAGACTCTGGGAGTTGATGAGTTCAAACCATTTTTCAAAGGAAATGTTTATCTAGATTTAGAG aAAAAGTTTTATGGACCAAAAGAGAGGTGGACATCATTGTTTAGTCTTCTTAGATTTGGTGTCATGAAAAATATCTATCgtgtaaaaaagaaaagtattccTGGTAACATGATAGGTGAAGGAAGACTTCTAGGAG GTGTATACGTGATTGGACCAGGAGAGCAAGGtatattatttcaatatcatgAGAAAGAATTTGGTGATCATGCTGATCTGAAAGATATAATGGCTGCTGTTGAAAACATCAAAtctacataa
- the LOC134725351 gene encoding peroxiredoxin-like 2A isoform X4, whose product MSISKALLSIAGITAGAAILINLPTQFFMATEKATLQYLHTAKLQTIDQTKNNFSASDLWKDNGVVLMAVRRPGUSLCREEAIGLSSLLPELEAHRVQLHAVVHETLGVDEFKPFFKGNVYLDLEKKFYGPKERWTSLFSLLRFGVMKNIYRVKKKSIPGNMIGEGRLLGGVYVIGPGEQGILFQYHEKEFGDHADLKDIMAAVENIKST is encoded by the exons ATGTCAATATCTAAAGCATTATTAAGTATAGCAGGAATAACTGCCGGAGCTGCTATCCTTATAAATCTACCTACTCAATTCTTCATGGCTACTGAGAAAGCTACGCTTCAGTATTTACACACTGCCAAACTACAGACAATAGATCAGaccaaaaacaatttttca GCATCAGATCTATGGAAAGATAATGGTGTGGTTCTTATGGCAGTCAGAAGACCAGGATGATCTTTGTGCAGAGAG gaaGCCATTGGGCTGTCCTCTCTGCTACCTGAGCTTGAAGCCCATCGAGTCCAGCTGCATGCTGTAGTTCATGAGACTCTGGGAGTTGATGAGTTCAAACCATTTTTCAAAGGAAATGTTTATCTAGATTTAGAG aAAAAGTTTTATGGACCAAAAGAGAGGTGGACATCATTGTTTAGTCTTCTTAGATTTGGTGTCATGAAAAATATCTATCgtgtaaaaaagaaaagtattccTGGTAACATGATAGGTGAAGGAAGACTTCTAGGAG GTGTATACGTGATTGGACCAGGAGAGCAAGGtatattatttcaatatcatgAGAAAGAATTTGGTGATCATGCTGATCTGAAAGATATAATGGCTGCTGTTGAAAACATCAAAtctacataa
- the LOC134725351 gene encoding peroxiredoxin-like 2A isoform X2, with protein sequence MSFLSIRVMSISKALLSIAGITAGAAILINLPTQFFMATEKATLQYLHTAKLQTIDQTKNNFSASDLWKDNGVVLMAVRRPGUSLCREEAIGLSSLLPELEAHRVQLHAVVHETLGVDEFKPFFKGNVYLDLEKKFYGPKERWTSLFSLLRFGVMKNIYRVKKKSIPGNMIGEGRLLGGVYVIGPGEQGILFQYHEKEFGDHADLKDIMAAVENIKST encoded by the exons GGTGATGTCAATATCTAAAGCATTATTAAGTATAGCAGGAATAACTGCCGGAGCTGCTATCCTTATAAATCTACCTACTCAATTCTTCATGGCTACTGAGAAAGCTACGCTTCAGTATTTACACACTGCCAAACTACAGACAATAGATCAGaccaaaaacaatttttca GCATCAGATCTATGGAAAGATAATGGTGTGGTTCTTATGGCAGTCAGAAGACCAGGATGATCTTTGTGCAGAGAG gaaGCCATTGGGCTGTCCTCTCTGCTACCTGAGCTTGAAGCCCATCGAGTCCAGCTGCATGCTGTAGTTCATGAGACTCTGGGAGTTGATGAGTTCAAACCATTTTTCAAAGGAAATGTTTATCTAGATTTAGAG aAAAAGTTTTATGGACCAAAAGAGAGGTGGACATCATTGTTTAGTCTTCTTAGATTTGGTGTCATGAAAAATATCTATCgtgtaaaaaagaaaagtattccTGGTAACATGATAGGTGAAGGAAGACTTCTAGGAG GTGTATACGTGATTGGACCAGGAGAGCAAGGtatattatttcaatatcatgAGAAAGAATTTGGTGATCATGCTGATCTGAAAGATATAATGGCTGCTGTTGAAAACATCAAAtctacataa
- the LOC134725351 gene encoding peroxiredoxin-like 2A isoform X1 produces MTIRRAKIDLPLDGTGVMSISKALLSIAGITAGAAILINLPTQFFMATEKATLQYLHTAKLQTIDQTKNNFSASDLWKDNGVVLMAVRRPGUSLCREEAIGLSSLLPELEAHRVQLHAVVHETLGVDEFKPFFKGNVYLDLEKKFYGPKERWTSLFSLLRFGVMKNIYRVKKKSIPGNMIGEGRLLGGVYVIGPGEQGILFQYHEKEFGDHADLKDIMAAVENIKST; encoded by the exons GGTGATGTCAATATCTAAAGCATTATTAAGTATAGCAGGAATAACTGCCGGAGCTGCTATCCTTATAAATCTACCTACTCAATTCTTCATGGCTACTGAGAAAGCTACGCTTCAGTATTTACACACTGCCAAACTACAGACAATAGATCAGaccaaaaacaatttttca GCATCAGATCTATGGAAAGATAATGGTGTGGTTCTTATGGCAGTCAGAAGACCAGGATGATCTTTGTGCAGAGAG gaaGCCATTGGGCTGTCCTCTCTGCTACCTGAGCTTGAAGCCCATCGAGTCCAGCTGCATGCTGTAGTTCATGAGACTCTGGGAGTTGATGAGTTCAAACCATTTTTCAAAGGAAATGTTTATCTAGATTTAGAG aAAAAGTTTTATGGACCAAAAGAGAGGTGGACATCATTGTTTAGTCTTCTTAGATTTGGTGTCATGAAAAATATCTATCgtgtaaaaaagaaaagtattccTGGTAACATGATAGGTGAAGGAAGACTTCTAGGAG GTGTATACGTGATTGGACCAGGAGAGCAAGGtatattatttcaatatcatgAGAAAGAATTTGGTGATCATGCTGATCTGAAAGATATAATGGCTGCTGTTGAAAACATCAAAtctacataa